Proteins encoded within one genomic window of Brassica rapa cultivar Chiifu-401-42 chromosome A09, CAAS_Brap_v3.01, whole genome shotgun sequence:
- the TT8 gene encoding transcription factor TT8, whose amino-acid sequence MDELSIIPLWKVIGAEKEEIQGLLKAVVQSVGWTYSVFWQLCPQRRKLMWSSGYYNGAIKTRKTTQPAEVTAEEAASERSQQLMELYETLFAGESSMEARACTALSPEDLTDPEWFYVLCFTYSFEPPSGMPGKAYARRKHIWLRGANEVDNKIFSRAISAKSAKIQTVVCIPVLDGVLELGTTNKVKESEEFVEHIKSFFHNHPKSNTKPTLSEHFINEEHEEDEEEVEEEEMTMSEEIRLGSPDDDDVSNQNLLSDFHIEATNSLDTHMDMMNLMEEGGNYSQTVSTLLMSQPTSLLSDSVSTSSYVQSSFVSWRVENVKEHQQYQRVEKAAWSSSQWMLKHIILKVPFLHDNTKNKRLPREELNHVVAERRRREKLNERFITLRSLVPFVTKMDKVSILGDTIEYVNHLSKRIHELESTHHEPNQKRMRIGKGRTWEEVEVSIIESDVLLEMRCEYRDGLLLNILQVLKELGIETTAVHTALNDNHFEAEIRAKVRGKKPTIAEVKIAIHQIIYNNKL is encoded by the exons ATGGATGAATTAAGTATTATACCGTTATGGAAAGTGATCGGGGCTGAGAAAgaagagattcaagggctacttAAGGCGGTGGTGCAATCTGTGGGGTGGACTTATAGTGTCTTCTGGCAACTTTGTCCTCAACGAAG GAAATTGATGTGGAGTAGTGGATACTACAACGGCGCAATAAAGACTAGAAAGACAACTCAGCCGGCGGAAGTTACGGCTGAAGAGGCTGCGTCGGAGAGAAGCCAACAGCTCATGGAGCTTTACGAGACGCTTTTTGCTGGAGAATCATCGATGGAAGCGAGGGCTTGCACAGCACTGTCGCCGGAGGATTTGACAGATCCTGAATGGTTTTATGTGCTGTGTTTCACTTACTCTTTCGAACCTCCTTCTGG GATGCCAGGAAAAGCGTATGCGAGGAGGAAGCACATATGGCTACGTGGTGCAAATGAGGTTGACAATAAAATCTTCTCTAGGGCTATTTCTGCAAAG AGTGCCAAAATTCAG acagTGGTTTGCATTCCCGTGCTTGATGGCGTTTTGGAACTAGGCACAACGAACAAG GTCAAAGAGAGTGAAGAGTTTGTTGAGCACATAAAGAGTTTCTTCCACAACCACCCGAAGTCAAACACTAAGCCTACTCTTTCTGAACACTTCATCAACGAAGAGcacgaagaagacgaagaagaagtagaagaagaagaaatgacaATGTCAGAAGAGATAAGACTTGGTTCTCCTGATGACGATGACGTCTCCAATCAAAATCTACTCTCTGATTTCCATATAGAAGCAACCAATAGTTTAG ATACACACATGGACATGATGAATCTAATGGAGGAAGGCGGAAATTATTCTCAGACAGTATCAACACTTCTCATGTCACAACCCACAAGTCTTCTTTCAGATTCAGTTTCCACATCTTCTTACGTTCAATCATCGTTTGTCTCGTGGAGAGTTGAGAATGTCAAAGAGCATCAGCAATATCAGCGAGTGGAGAAAGCGGCGTGGTCATCGTCGCAATGGATGCTCAAACACATAATCTTGAAAGTTCCTTTCCTCCACGACAACACTAAAAATAAGAGGCTACCGCGAGAAGAGCTTAACCATGTGGTGGCCGAGCGACGCAGAAGAGAGAAGCTAAATGAGAGATTCATAACGTTGAGATCATTGGTTCCATTTGTGACCAAGATGGATAAAGTCTCGATCCTTGGAGACACCATTGAATACGTAAACCATCTTTCTAAGAGGATACATGAGCTGGAATCTACTCATCACGAGCCAAACCAAAAGCGGATGCGTATCGGTAAGGGAAGAACTTGGGAAGAGGTGGAGGTTTCCATTATAGAGAGCGATGTTTTGTTAGAGATGAGATGCGAGTACCGAGATGGTTTATTGCTCAACATTCTTCAGGTACTTAAGGAGCTGGGTATAGAGACCACTGCGGTTCACACTGCCTTGAACGACAATCATTTTGAGGCAGAGATAAGGGCGAAAGTGAGAGGGAAGAAACCAACCATTGCTGAGGTTAAAATAGCCATCCATCaaatcatatataataataaactctAG
- the LOC117127961 gene encoding uncharacterized protein LOC117127961 isoform X2: MIRTTPGILMSSPVHHELGERRMRYGPKGTRAYARKPYRDAWGDVVPAFFPDEEEVEFVEPPNAPIQETTVRRRILMPHFQRAAEYRRLYQGQGTFQFAPEVDMTPPTRGRGRPRKTGPTREGPGPIRMEDSVPTRKRGRPRKIPSIDAESLRRIPGICQCGTLTQARQRPRSVREYTEEFLESAKRCKPKSAEDWCRWYTAGLREEIRGKLIGVLEPWEFALVNRMAGQAMEAERTLARRVVAISSSEEDVEVEEDPSEDSAWEEEPASSTGSGRVAGPKPDGEQKSPVRSG; encoded by the exons ATGATAAGAACCACACCGGGAATATT GATGTCTTCACCAGTGCATCACGAGCTCGGAGAAAGACGCATGCGCTATGGACCAAAGGGGACAAGGGCTTACGCCCGCAAGCCCTACCGTGACGCTTGGGGCGATGTGGTACCTGCATTCTTCCCAGACGAAGAGGAAGTGGAGTTCGTGGAGCCGCCGAACGCCCCCATCCAGGAGACGACCGTGAGGCGTCGGATTCTGATGCCCCATTTCCAGCGGGCAGCCGAGTACAGGCGATTGTACCAGGGTCAGGGTACTTTCCAGTTTGCACCGGAAGTGGACATGACGCCGCCCACAAGGGGCCGAGGGCGCCCCAGGAAGACGGGGCCGACCAGGGAAGGTCCGGGACCGATCCGGATGGAGGACAGTGTACCAACGAGGAAGCGGGGACGCCCAAGGAAGATTCCGAGCATTGATGCAGAGAGTCTGAGGAGAATACCCGGAATATGTCAGTGTGGAACATTGACGCAGGCCAGGCAAAGACCGCGCTCAGTCCGGGAGTACACAGAGGAATTCCTGGAGTCAGCCAAAAGATGCAAGCCCAAGTCAGCGGAGGATTGGTGCCGGTGGTATACGGCAGGACTCCGCGAGGAGATTCGGGGCAAGCTGATTGGTGTGTTGGAACCATGGGAATTCGCCTTGGTGAACCGGATGGCCGGTCAGGCAATGGAGGCGGAACGGACACTTGCTCGTCGGGTCGTCGCCATCTCGAGCTCTGAGGAGGACGTAGAGGTGGAGGAGGATCCATCGGAGGACTCAGCGTGGGAAGAGGAGCCGGCGTCGTCGACGGGGAGTGGCCGTGTGGCTGGTCCTAAGCCGGACGGGGAGCAGAAGTCTCCAGTTCGAAGTGGCTAG
- the LOC117127961 gene encoding uncharacterized protein LOC117127961 isoform X1, whose protein sequence is MHDYYYVQIRSLFLRCRMSSPVHHELGERRMRYGPKGTRAYARKPYRDAWGDVVPAFFPDEEEVEFVEPPNAPIQETTVRRRILMPHFQRAAEYRRLYQGQGTFQFAPEVDMTPPTRGRGRPRKTGPTREGPGPIRMEDSVPTRKRGRPRKIPSIDAESLRRIPGICQCGTLTQARQRPRSVREYTEEFLESAKRCKPKSAEDWCRWYTAGLREEIRGKLIGVLEPWEFALVNRMAGQAMEAERTLARRVVAISSSEEDVEVEEDPSEDSAWEEEPASSTGSGRVAGPKPDGEQKSPVRSG, encoded by the coding sequence ATGCATGACTACTACTATGTTCAGATCAGGTCTTTGTTTTTACGCTGCAGGATGTCTTCACCAGTGCATCACGAGCTCGGAGAAAGACGCATGCGCTATGGACCAAAGGGGACAAGGGCTTACGCCCGCAAGCCCTACCGTGACGCTTGGGGCGATGTGGTACCTGCATTCTTCCCAGACGAAGAGGAAGTGGAGTTCGTGGAGCCGCCGAACGCCCCCATCCAGGAGACGACCGTGAGGCGTCGGATTCTGATGCCCCATTTCCAGCGGGCAGCCGAGTACAGGCGATTGTACCAGGGTCAGGGTACTTTCCAGTTTGCACCGGAAGTGGACATGACGCCGCCCACAAGGGGCCGAGGGCGCCCCAGGAAGACGGGGCCGACCAGGGAAGGTCCGGGACCGATCCGGATGGAGGACAGTGTACCAACGAGGAAGCGGGGACGCCCAAGGAAGATTCCGAGCATTGATGCAGAGAGTCTGAGGAGAATACCCGGAATATGTCAGTGTGGAACATTGACGCAGGCCAGGCAAAGACCGCGCTCAGTCCGGGAGTACACAGAGGAATTCCTGGAGTCAGCCAAAAGATGCAAGCCCAAGTCAGCGGAGGATTGGTGCCGGTGGTATACGGCAGGACTCCGCGAGGAGATTCGGGGCAAGCTGATTGGTGTGTTGGAACCATGGGAATTCGCCTTGGTGAACCGGATGGCCGGTCAGGCAATGGAGGCGGAACGGACACTTGCTCGTCGGGTCGTCGCCATCTCGAGCTCTGAGGAGGACGTAGAGGTGGAGGAGGATCCATCGGAGGACTCAGCGTGGGAAGAGGAGCCGGCGTCGTCGACGGGGAGTGGCCGTGTGGCTGGTCCTAAGCCGGACGGGGAGCAGAAGTCTCCAGTTCGAAGTGGCTAG
- the LOC103838876 gene encoding uncharacterized mitochondrial protein AtMg00810: MMSKFKVYLNECFKMKDLGRAKYFLGIEIARGPEGMFLSQRKYALDIVAEAGMLGCKPVSTPMEQNHKLLSDKGAFYTNPARFRRFVGKLVYLSITRPELSYAIHVLSQVMHKPREAHWDAVVRVMRYLKGCPGQGIMLNAASDLRLRIFCDADWAACPNTRRSLSSFITLLGNSPISWKTKKQDTVSHSSAEAEYRSMAAALRELKWLKRLLNDMGVQHKWPMEMFCDSKSALYIANNPVFHERTKHIESDCHSVRDAIQDRLIVTRHVRTTEQLADIMTKALGGPAFNYLLSKLGVRNLHSPT; the protein is encoded by the coding sequence ATGATGAGCAAGTTCAAGGTGTACCTGAATGAGTGTTTCAAGATGAAGGATTTGGGAAGAGCTAAGTATTTTCTGGGAATTGAAATCGCAAGGGGGCCTGAAGGAATGTTTTTGTCTCAGAGGAAGTATGCCTTAGACATTGTTGCAGAAGCAGGGATGCTCGGATGTAAACCAGTTTCGACTCCTATGGAACAGAACCATAAGTTACTGTCAGATAAGGGGGCGTTCTACACGAATCCTGCACGGTTTAGACGATTTGTGGGAAAGCTTGTGTACCTTTCCATTACGAGACCTGAGCTCAGTTATGCTATCCATGTGCTCTCGCAGGTCATGCACAAACCAAGAGAAGCACATTGGGACGCAGTGGTACGAGTGATGAGATACTTAAAGGGATGCCCCGGACAAGGAATTATGCTGAACGCTGCGAGTGATCTTCGTCTTCGTATATTCTGCGACGCGGACTGGGCTGCTTGCCCCAATACGAGGCGATCATTGTCTTCCTTCATCACTCTGCTCGGGAACTCTCCAATCTCCTGGAAAACTAAGAAGCAGGACACAGTCTCTCATTCATCTGCTGAAGCAGAATACAGATCGATGGCTGCTGCGTTGCGAGAGCTCAAATGGTTGAAAAGACTATTGAACGACATGGGAGTGCAACATAAGTGGCCAATGGAGATGTTTTGTGACAGCAAATCAGCCTTGTATATTGCAAACAACCCTGTGTTTCATGAACGTACGAAACACATAGAGTCTGATTGCCATAGTGTTCGAGATGCAATACAGGATCGACTGATTGTGACCAGGCATGTGCGCACTACAGAGCAGCTAGCAGACATCATGACAAAGGCCTTGGGAGGTCCTGCGTTTAACTACTTGCTATCCAAGTTAGGTGTACGTAATCTCCATTCACctacttga
- the LOC103838875 gene encoding 40S ribosomal protein S18 yields MSLVANEEFQHILRVLNTNVDGKQKIMFALTSIKGIGRRLANIVCKKADVDMNKRAGELSAAEIDNLMTIVANPKQYKIPDWFLNRQKDYKDGKYSQVVSNALDMKLRDDLERLKKIRNHRGLRHYWGLRVRGQHTKTTGRRGKTVGVSKKR; encoded by the exons ATG TCTTTGGTCGCAAATGAGGAGTTTCAGCATATTCTCCGTGTGCTGAACACAAATGTTGATGGTAAGCAGAAGATAATGTTCGCTCTTACCTCTATCAAAGGTATTGGGAGGCGATTGGCTAACATCGTCTGCAAGAAGGCTGATGTCGACATGAACAAAAG GGCTGGTGAGTTATCTGCAGCTGAAATCGACAACCTGATGACAATTGTCGCAAATCCAAAACAGTACAAGATCCCAGACTGGTTCCTGAACAGACAGAAAGATTACAAAGACGGAAAGTACTCCCAAGTCGTCTCTAATGCCCTTGACATGAAGCTCAGGGATGACCTTGAACGTCTCAAGAAAATCAG GAACCATCGTGGTCTGAGACACTACTGGGGTCTCCGTGTTCGTGGACAACACACCAAGACCACCGGCCGCAGAGGAAAGACTGTTGGTGTGTCAAAGAAGCGTTAA